Proteins encoded within one genomic window of Pedobacter africanus:
- a CDS encoding SusD/RagB family nutrient-binding outer membrane lipoprotein: MMKRNFLICTLITGIAFTSGCKKFEEINTNPNETTQVNSAMLASTMILNITRSDISTTKGFMQPFLLGKYLTWGEGQESFQYNRLGRTDFNRLTLLRNISPMEGYATSDALRKSYQALGHFVRAWQFFNTTMQVGDVPYSDAVKGESGTIKPKYDTQKAVFLGILNELDQANQLFSEGANFDGDPIYGGKTDNWRRLTNSFELHVLMNLYKKTGDADLKVIERFKDIVATRPLMRDYKDNFALAYNNTAGQNYPWSDVPAGSGNSFVKSNYTMLTNTLLAPMKATNDRRLFYYAKPSPVKISAGVSQTDYAAYPGVEPSDAFSALQTRRVGKDYADLNNRYVQLVNAEPVSVFSYWDQQFLLAEAAVRGWIIGTPAQTYYAAGIINSMNFIAAYTPDLTDYHHNMKMDVTYINAFPATAGVALTGTNEQQIAQIVTQKYLANFLQGGKYFAWFENRRTGYPVFTLNSTTNLNTPSSKFPLRWLYPSNELSYNSANMDAAVQSQYGGSDDTNQIMWILKN; the protein is encoded by the coding sequence ATGATGAAAAGAAATTTTTTAATATGTACACTGATCACAGGTATCGCATTTACCAGTGGCTGTAAAAAATTCGAAGAGATCAATACCAATCCCAATGAAACTACACAGGTAAATTCGGCAATGCTGGCTAGTACCATGATTCTGAATATAACCCGTTCAGATATCAGTACCACAAAAGGCTTTATGCAGCCTTTTTTATTGGGCAAGTACCTAACCTGGGGTGAGGGTCAGGAAAGTTTTCAATATAACCGTTTAGGGCGTACAGATTTCAATCGGCTTACGCTCTTGCGGAATATTTCACCTATGGAAGGATATGCTACGAGCGATGCCTTAAGGAAATCGTACCAGGCCCTGGGGCATTTTGTGCGGGCATGGCAATTTTTTAACACTACCATGCAGGTAGGTGATGTGCCTTATTCTGATGCCGTAAAAGGTGAAAGTGGTACGATAAAGCCTAAATACGATACACAGAAAGCCGTATTTCTAGGCATTCTAAACGAGCTCGATCAGGCGAACCAACTGTTTTCAGAAGGCGCAAATTTTGATGGAGATCCAATTTATGGAGGTAAAACTGATAATTGGAGACGACTGACCAACAGCTTTGAACTCCATGTATTGATGAATCTGTACAAGAAAACCGGGGATGCAGACCTGAAAGTAATTGAGCGTTTTAAAGATATCGTGGCAACCCGCCCATTGATGCGCGATTACAAGGATAATTTTGCATTGGCCTATAACAACACCGCCGGACAAAACTATCCCTGGTCTGATGTTCCGGCAGGTTCTGGTAACTCGTTTGTAAAGTCGAACTATACGATGCTTACGAATACCCTGCTGGCGCCTATGAAAGCTACAAACGACAGGCGTTTGTTTTATTATGCCAAGCCTTCTCCTGTAAAGATAAGCGCAGGGGTTTCACAAACTGACTACGCTGCCTATCCTGGCGTCGAGCCTTCTGATGCTTTTTCGGCTTTGCAAACCAGGAGGGTAGGAAAGGATTATGCCGACCTGAACAACCGTTATGTACAGCTGGTAAATGCTGAGCCTGTTAGCGTATTCAGTTATTGGGACCAGCAGTTTCTCCTGGCCGAAGCTGCTGTACGGGGATGGATTATAGGTACTCCCGCGCAAACCTACTATGCTGCAGGAATCATTAATTCCATGAATTTTATTGCTGCTTACACGCCCGATCTGACCGATTATCACCACAACATGAAGATGGATGTCACCTATATCAATGCCTTTCCGGCTACAGCAGGGGTTGCATTAACCGGGACCAATGAACAGCAGATTGCGCAGATCGTTACCCAGAAATATCTGGCCAACTTTTTACAAGGTGGTAAATATTTCGCCTGGTTTGAGAACCGCCGTACCGGTTATCCTGTATTTACGTTAAACAGCACCACCAATCTAAATACCCCTTCTTCCAAATTTCCGCTGCGCTGGCTTTATCCTTCAAATGAGCTAAGCTATAACTCTGCAAATATGGATGCTGCGGTGCAGAGCCAGTACGGAGGAAGCGATGATACCAACCAGATCATGTGGATATTGAAGAATTAA
- a CDS encoding SusC/RagA family TonB-linked outer membrane protein, whose amino-acid sequence MKLVVILLIVGCLQVSADGYSQKITLAEKNATFSSLFGNIRKQSGFTFFYNNKLIRQEGKINIFVKDASIEETLDLMFKNRPFSYTIVNRTIVVRREKPGLIGFLSNMFSAINIKGRVVDKEGNPLPGASVVIKGSGKGTSTNAAGEFNLDAKEGDVIVVKFLGYVSKEITVNAGTGTLNIVLDAELQDLTEVVVTALGVKRSEKALGYAVQKVSGKDLQTVKGVDLGTSLTGRVSGLVIKNSTEFNARPTIELRGESALLVIDGVPYENMTLRDVPTDDIESMDLLKGPTASSLYGSRAKGGVLMITTKKGAAGTGFSVDVNSNTMFQLGYLAIPEVQSSYGRGQNGEIDNDYVWGPRLDVGNTARDWNPETKQFEDGRPLLSVGKDNLKNFMNTGIITNNNISLAQSTENGSFRIGLNHIFQKGQFPNQKLNLMNFTSGGEIKINDRFKIEGRFGLSRGSTPQMWGSGYDNQGYLYQLVMWTGTEYDIRDYKDYWVVPDKTQNWMYTNWYDNPYLIANEKLNGETKNKMNASVTANYKFSNDLNLMLRLGYDNFNDRITKQNPTANIFSTRGGWNARGMYQVNDRTGMSTNNDLILTYNKKISKWAVSALAGGTLFYYNKDDITATTKNGLISPRYFSLKGSVEPITTTFDAGRNWAQQINSVYGRTSIGWNDAVFFDATGRGDWNSSQPATSRTYFYPSLGSSVVLSELVKLPRVIDMFKLRGSWTLFKSAFDPFDINKTYVTTTAAWNTLNAASYPSKLIGEGLLPSSFRTWEIGTAGYMFGKRLHFDVAYFNKYYFNRQINIDIPGSSGFSTILVNTDETYTRRGLEISLDGTIIKKDSFEWNSIVNWSNQHRYYDNISPLYSPDNLWVKKGQRLDTYTSSYWLRDPDGNVIYNNGMPVESDYNKKYGYGEPDFSFGFINNFRYKNWNLGINIDGRIGGLMYNYMYDKMWDTGTNPESDNQYRYDQVVNGLNNYVGKGVKVISGEVKYDKYGNITSDTRQYAPNDVQVGYQDFAQNFRGGDMGIQDETFVKLREVSLGYSFPSKLAKKLGAKTASFTVTGQNLLLLTNFKFSDPDIDTENLNSPSSRMVGFNFRLGF is encoded by the coding sequence ATGAAACTCGTCGTAATCTTACTTATCGTTGGCTGCTTGCAGGTGTCGGCCGATGGCTACTCACAGAAGATTACCCTTGCTGAAAAGAATGCCACTTTCAGCAGTCTTTTTGGAAATATAAGAAAGCAAAGTGGCTTTACTTTTTTTTACAACAATAAACTGATCAGGCAGGAGGGGAAGATCAACATTTTCGTAAAAGATGCCAGCATCGAAGAAACACTGGACCTGATGTTTAAAAACAGGCCGTTTTCCTATACGATCGTTAACCGGACCATTGTAGTCAGAAGGGAAAAACCCGGACTGATCGGATTTCTCAGTAATATGTTCTCTGCCATCAACATCAAAGGAAGGGTAGTGGATAAGGAAGGCAATCCTTTACCGGGAGCGTCTGTGGTAATCAAAGGATCCGGCAAAGGGACTTCAACAAATGCCGCCGGAGAGTTTAACCTGGATGCAAAGGAAGGCGATGTGATCGTAGTTAAATTTCTGGGCTATGTAAGCAAGGAAATTACTGTAAATGCTGGGACAGGTACACTGAATATTGTGCTGGATGCTGAATTGCAGGACCTGACAGAAGTTGTCGTAACTGCGCTTGGTGTCAAAAGATCGGAGAAAGCGTTGGGATATGCGGTGCAAAAGGTTTCAGGGAAAGATTTGCAGACAGTAAAAGGGGTAGACCTTGGTACTTCGCTTACAGGGAGGGTTTCTGGGCTAGTGATTAAAAATTCAACCGAATTTAATGCCAGGCCTACAATCGAATTAAGGGGAGAAAGCGCTTTGCTGGTTATTGACGGGGTCCCTTATGAGAATATGACGTTAAGAGATGTGCCCACCGATGATATTGAAAGTATGGATTTGCTTAAAGGGCCGACAGCTTCTTCTTTATATGGGTCGCGTGCTAAGGGGGGTGTTCTAATGATTACCACAAAAAAGGGGGCGGCAGGTACGGGTTTTTCTGTTGATGTGAACAGCAATACCATGTTCCAGTTGGGGTATCTTGCTATTCCTGAAGTACAAAGTTCTTATGGGCGTGGACAGAACGGGGAGATTGACAACGACTATGTTTGGGGACCGAGGTTGGATGTAGGCAATACAGCGCGCGACTGGAACCCCGAAACCAAACAGTTTGAAGATGGACGTCCTCTCCTTTCTGTAGGAAAAGACAACCTGAAGAATTTTATGAATACTGGGATCATTACCAATAATAACATTTCCCTTGCACAAAGTACGGAAAACGGCAGTTTTAGGATAGGATTGAATCATATTTTTCAAAAAGGTCAGTTCCCTAACCAGAAACTGAACCTGATGAATTTTACCTCGGGTGGGGAAATCAAAATAAACGACCGTTTTAAAATAGAAGGCCGCTTTGGATTGAGCAGGGGCAGTACCCCGCAAATGTGGGGCAGTGGCTACGACAATCAGGGCTATCTTTACCAGCTGGTGATGTGGACAGGTACAGAATATGACATCCGTGATTATAAGGACTATTGGGTAGTGCCGGATAAAACTCAGAACTGGATGTACACAAACTGGTATGACAACCCGTACTTAATTGCCAATGAGAAATTAAACGGAGAGACAAAAAATAAGATGAATGCCAGTGTGACGGCCAATTACAAATTCAGTAATGACCTCAACCTGATGCTGCGTTTGGGGTATGATAATTTTAATGACCGGATTACCAAGCAAAACCCCACTGCCAATATTTTCTCAACCCGCGGTGGCTGGAATGCAAGAGGAATGTACCAGGTGAATGACCGTACCGGTATGTCGACCAACAACGACCTGATCCTGACCTACAATAAGAAAATAAGTAAATGGGCCGTGAGTGCACTTGCGGGCGGAACGTTGTTTTATTATAATAAAGATGACATTACAGCAACTACTAAAAACGGACTGATTTCACCAAGGTATTTTTCTTTAAAAGGTTCGGTTGAACCAATTACAACAACTTTTGACGCCGGAAGAAACTGGGCTCAGCAGATCAATAGTGTTTATGGACGTACATCCATAGGATGGAACGATGCAGTTTTTTTTGATGCGACCGGAAGGGGCGATTGGAATTCAAGCCAGCCGGCCACTTCCAGAACTTACTTTTATCCTTCACTTGGCTCAAGTGTAGTGCTTTCTGAACTGGTAAAGTTACCAAGAGTTATTGATATGTTTAAATTGAGAGGTTCATGGACTTTGTTTAAAAGTGCATTCGATCCATTTGACATTAATAAAACCTATGTAACGACCACCGCTGCCTGGAATACCTTGAACGCTGCCAGTTATCCGTCGAAATTGATTGGTGAGGGACTGCTGCCAAGTTCTTTCCGTACCTGGGAGATTGGAACAGCGGGTTATATGTTTGGCAAACGTCTGCACTTTGACGTAGCTTATTTTAATAAGTACTATTTTAACAGGCAGATAAATATAGACATACCCGGTTCATCCGGTTTTTCTACCATCCTCGTAAATACCGATGAAACCTACACCCGCCGTGGACTGGAAATCAGCCTGGATGGTACCATCATTAAAAAAGATAGCTTTGAATGGAATAGCATCGTAAACTGGTCCAACCAGCACCGGTATTATGACAATATTAGTCCGCTTTATTCTCCTGATAATTTATGGGTAAAAAAAGGGCAAAGATTGGACACCTATACCAGCTCATACTGGCTTAGAGATCCTGATGGTAATGTCATTTACAATAATGGCATGCCTGTTGAAAGTGATTACAATAAAAAGTATGGATACGGGGAACCCGATTTCAGCTTTGGTTTTATCAATAATTTCAGATATAAAAACTGGAACCTGGGTATCAATATAGACGGCCGGATCGGCGGCTTAATGTACAACTATATGTACGATAAAATGTGGGATACCGGTACCAATCCCGAATCGGATAACCAGTATCGATATGACCAGGTGGTAAACGGTTTGAATAATTATGTAGGAAAAGGTGTTAAGGTGATTTCTGGTGAAGTGAAATACGATAAGTATGGCAATATTACCAGCGATACCCGACAATATGCACCAAATGATGTGCAGGTGGGCTACCAGGATTTTGCACAGAATTTTAGAGGAGGAGATATGGGCATACAGGATGAAACTTTTGTGAAGCTTCGTGAAGTTTCTCTAGGATATAGCTTCCCTTCTAAACTCGCAAAAAAACTGGGGGCAAAAACAGCGTCATTCACTGTCACGGGGCAGAACCTTTTGTTGCTGACCAACTTTAAATTTTCAGATCCTGATATAGATACCGAGAATCTAAATTCTCCATCTTCACGTATGGTAGGTTTTAACTTCAGATTAGGTTTTTAA
- a CDS encoding FecR family protein gives MENEIAKGLIERYANGTCSAEEKAIVESWYLDAMRQADDTDMMPPDFERASVVLGATLPLQRKKSYRYKHIAATAAAICLLAIGAGWYLTRYNHNKANLVLAGKDAEPGKNIAVLRLANGKTISLSDAKKGVVVDAQGLSYNDGSAIQASSTGTAPEGALLKASTPRGGTYQFTLPDGTKVWLNSASSIQFPQAFSGVKERRVLLTGEAYFEVAKMNYKGRRLPFIVESKGQEVEVLGTHFNINSYTDEEEIRTTLLEGSVKVQSGVKTVTITPGQQSRINNYLPGKITVVPGKIEQVMAWKNGYFHFENDNLPTVMRQLSRWYDVDVVYQVSRMDDEFVGDIPRTVRLSDALKVLEYGGGLHFKIENRKLIVTR, from the coding sequence ATGGAAAACGAAATAGCTAAAGGATTAATTGAACGGTATGCAAATGGTACCTGCAGCGCAGAAGAAAAGGCTATTGTGGAGAGCTGGTATCTGGATGCGATGCGGCAGGCAGACGATACCGATATGATGCCCCCCGATTTTGAAAGGGCTTCGGTAGTATTGGGCGCTACATTGCCGTTGCAACGAAAAAAAAGCTATCGTTACAAGCATATTGCAGCAACAGCTGCTGCAATATGCTTGTTGGCTATAGGGGCAGGTTGGTACCTTACAAGGTATAACCACAATAAAGCCAATCTGGTCCTTGCCGGGAAGGATGCTGAACCTGGTAAAAATATAGCCGTGTTAAGGCTGGCAAATGGCAAAACAATAAGCCTGAGTGATGCAAAGAAGGGCGTTGTGGTAGATGCACAAGGCTTAAGTTATAATGATGGTAGTGCCATTCAGGCCTCATCTACCGGAACTGCACCCGAAGGCGCATTGCTGAAAGCCAGTACTCCCCGTGGTGGTACCTATCAATTTACCTTACCCGATGGGACTAAAGTATGGTTGAACTCAGCTTCTTCAATACAGTTTCCTCAGGCATTTTCAGGCGTTAAAGAGCGCAGGGTACTGTTGACCGGAGAAGCCTACTTCGAAGTAGCGAAGATGAATTATAAAGGGAGGCGTTTGCCTTTTATTGTAGAGAGCAAAGGGCAGGAGGTAGAAGTGCTGGGCACACATTTCAATATCAACAGCTATACCGATGAAGAGGAGATCAGGACTACCTTGCTGGAGGGAAGTGTGAAAGTGCAGTCGGGTGTCAAAACTGTAACCATAACTCCTGGCCAGCAGTCGCGCATAAACAATTATTTGCCTGGAAAAATAACCGTAGTGCCTGGAAAAATAGAACAGGTAATGGCCTGGAAAAATGGTTATTTCCATTTTGAGAATGACAATCTTCCAACCGTAATGCGGCAATTGTCGCGCTGGTATGATGTGGATGTAGTTTACCAGGTAAGCAGAATGGATGATGAATTTGTAGGTGATATTCCGCGCACAGTGAGGTTGTCAGACGCCCTGAAAGTGCTGGAATACGGAGGCGGGCTGCATTTTAAAATAGAGAACAGGAAGCTGATCGTAACCAGATAA
- a CDS encoding peptidylprolyl isomerase produces the protein MSKAIIKTEKGDMTVQFYDQDAPNTVANFKKLASEGFYNGVTFHRVIPNFVVQGGDPTGTGAGGPGYKIDCELTGDNQYHDRGVLSMAHAGRNTGGSQFFICHSRDNTAHLDRNHTCFGKVIENVDVVDSIRQGDKILGIEVIED, from the coding sequence ATGAGCAAAGCAATAATTAAAACAGAGAAAGGTGATATGACTGTTCAGTTCTATGATCAGGATGCCCCAAATACAGTTGCTAACTTTAAAAAATTAGCCAGCGAAGGTTTTTATAACGGAGTAACTTTTCATAGGGTAATCCCTAATTTTGTTGTTCAGGGTGGTGATCCTACCGGAACAGGTGCTGGTGGTCCCGGCTACAAAATTGATTGCGAACTGACAGGGGACAACCAATATCACGATCGTGGTGTATTATCTATGGCACATGCCGGAAGAAATACAGGCGGTTCTCAGTTTTTTATCTGCCACAGCAGAGACAATACCGCCCATCTTGACAGAAACCATACCTGCTTTGGTAAGGTAATAGAAAATGTTGATGTTGTGGACAGTATCAGACAAGGTGATAAAATTTTAGGTATCGAAGTAATAGAAGATTAA
- a CDS encoding DUF5606 family protein: MNLRGIVAVSGRPGLFKLVGQNKAGYVLEGLDAQKVKIVANITTTKLASLEDITVYGEDEDLKLTDVLANMVAAKGNVPDVKAETTALRAFFKEVAPGHDEEKVYASDMKKIVSWYHLLKDLPLFSEAAPAAEGENVKAEDKVEKKPKATPKPAANAKAPSKTAQPAKKANMTSKKGV; this comes from the coding sequence ATGAATTTAAGAGGAATAGTAGCAGTATCTGGCAGACCAGGTTTGTTTAAACTTGTAGGTCAGAACAAAGCAGGATACGTTCTTGAAGGTCTGGATGCCCAGAAAGTTAAAATTGTAGCCAATATCACTACAACCAAGCTGGCATCACTGGAAGACATTACCGTATATGGCGAGGATGAGGATCTGAAATTAACGGATGTTCTGGCCAATATGGTTGCTGCTAAAGGGAATGTTCCTGATGTAAAAGCAGAAACAACTGCATTGAGGGCATTTTTTAAAGAAGTGGCTCCAGGTCATGATGAAGAGAAGGTATATGCTTCAGACATGAAAAAGATCGTGAGCTGGTACCACCTGCTTAAAGACCTGCCATTGTTCAGTGAAGCGGCACCAGCTGCGGAAGGCGAAAATGTAAAGGCTGAAGATAAGGTAGAGAAAAAGCCTAAAGCTACACCTAAACCGGCAGCAAATGCCAAAGCGCCGAGTAAAACTGCGCAGCCAGCTAAAAAAGCCAATATGACGAGTAAAAAGGGAGTGTAG
- a CDS encoding MutS-related protein — protein MVKADYQNKTIQQQQLIDELRRKLNKISFARLGLFIAEILIVALIINFGFEWFFGVLLLIPLVLFLFLVKKQTFVQRQLTYAGQLLWVYQNEINQLSTGKNGYDDGSAYADEYHPYSSDLDIFGPGSLYSFVNRCNTIEALDMLAANLGGPNDKLTILQRQEAIAELKTHIAQTFHFRAELQGHKPGQLKVIKDKLQNQLPGQLGFTRNRTLRLYVKLVPFVTLGMLALCIGFGGLLWQFFALLLLANAGLTFFKLGQINKVYNGFSRESNLLSAFADSVKWTEDVNWNSPYILGFFDKSFSGKPISAQIKKLATIIQNFDARLNVIVGAVLNFFLLWDLRCSIALSNWHDQSAIAVIKGLQRISRFEELISFATLSHNQAGWNFPLIEDTFQLKALNLGHPLIREKARVVNSFDVAEKPTVDIITGSNMAGKSTFLRTVGINMSLAFAGAPVCADRLSLSIFKVLSYMRIKDSLNDHTSTFKAELNRLKMILDGIQQHPNSFVLIDEMLRGTNSKDKYLGSKVFIEKLIEQNMPALFATHDLQLSEMEDSYPRQIRNYHFDIQISEGEMNFDYKLKHGPCSTFNAALLLKEIGLTLT, from the coding sequence ATGGTAAAAGCAGACTATCAAAACAAAACCATACAACAGCAACAGCTGATAGATGAACTGAGACGTAAATTAAATAAAATTTCGTTTGCCCGTTTGGGCCTCTTTATCGCCGAAATTCTGATTGTTGCGCTGATCATTAATTTTGGCTTTGAGTGGTTTTTTGGTGTATTGCTACTGATTCCCCTGGTTTTGTTCCTGTTCCTGGTAAAAAAGCAAACCTTCGTTCAGCGGCAGTTAACGTATGCAGGCCAGCTGCTTTGGGTTTATCAGAACGAGATTAACCAGCTTAGTACCGGTAAAAATGGATATGACGATGGCTCGGCCTATGCCGATGAGTACCATCCCTATTCATCCGACCTGGATATCTTCGGGCCGGGTTCACTGTATTCTTTTGTTAACAGGTGCAATACCATCGAGGCGCTCGATATGCTGGCCGCTAATCTGGGTGGCCCTAATGATAAACTGACGATTCTGCAAAGACAGGAGGCTATAGCAGAACTAAAGACCCATATAGCGCAGACTTTTCACTTCCGGGCCGAATTGCAGGGCCATAAGCCTGGTCAGCTAAAAGTGATTAAAGATAAATTACAAAACCAGTTGCCTGGCCAGCTTGGTTTTACCCGCAACCGCACACTTCGCCTTTATGTGAAGCTTGTCCCTTTTGTAACCCTGGGCATGCTGGCCCTGTGTATAGGGTTTGGAGGACTTTTGTGGCAGTTTTTTGCACTTCTGCTGCTTGCCAACGCCGGGCTTACCTTTTTTAAGCTTGGGCAGATCAATAAAGTATATAACGGCTTTAGCAGGGAATCCAATTTGCTGAGTGCCTTTGCCGATAGCGTCAAATGGACAGAAGATGTAAATTGGAATTCGCCCTATATCCTCGGGTTTTTTGACAAATCGTTTTCGGGTAAACCCATAAGTGCGCAGATCAAAAAGCTAGCTACCATTATTCAGAATTTTGATGCCAGGTTAAATGTTATAGTGGGTGCTGTGCTCAATTTTTTCCTGCTGTGGGACCTCAGGTGTTCCATTGCCCTGAGTAACTGGCACGATCAGTCGGCCATAGCTGTAATAAAGGGCCTGCAGCGGATCAGCAGGTTTGAAGAACTGATTTCCTTCGCTACATTGAGCCATAACCAGGCGGGCTGGAATTTTCCGTTAATTGAAGATACATTCCAGCTGAAGGCTTTAAACCTTGGTCATCCGCTGATTCGTGAGAAAGCACGTGTCGTGAATAGTTTTGATGTAGCAGAAAAACCTACGGTTGACATTATAACCGGTTCTAACATGGCTGGAAAAAGTACTTTTTTGCGTACTGTTGGGATTAATATGTCGCTCGCATTCGCCGGTGCACCGGTATGTGCCGATCGGTTGTCACTGTCTATTTTCAAGGTCCTTTCCTATATGCGTATCAAAGACTCATTAAACGATCACACTTCTACCTTTAAAGCCGAGCTGAACAGGCTTAAAATGATCCTGGATGGGATACAGCAGCACCCGAATTCATTTGTGCTGATCGACGAAATGCTGAGGGGTACAAACAGTAAAGACAAATACCTGGGTTCAAAAGTGTTTATAGAAAAACTCATCGAACAAAATATGCCCGCGTTGTTTGCTACACATGACCTGCAATTGTCTGAAATGGAGGATAGTTACCCCCGGCAGATCAGGAACTATCATTTCGATATACAGATTTCTGAAGGGGAGATGAACTTTGATTATAAATTAAAACATGGCCCTTGCAGTACTTTTAATGCCGCTTTATTATTAAAGGAGATTGGCTTAACGTTAACTTAA
- the rlmH gene encoding 23S rRNA (pseudouridine(1915)-N(3))-methyltransferase RlmH translates to MKITLLVIGKTEDKYLIEGIDKYLSRLKHYIGFNLLVVPDIKNTKNLTEAQQKTKEAELILKQISNPDMVILLDERGKKYSSVSFSNYLNKQMIGSVQHLVFIIGGPYGFDESIYKRSNGSISLSDMTFSHQMVRLFFVEQLYRAFSILKGEPYHHE, encoded by the coding sequence ATGAAGATAACCCTGCTTGTTATAGGCAAAACGGAAGATAAATACCTGATTGAAGGCATAGATAAATATCTAAGCAGGCTGAAACATTATATTGGCTTTAACCTGCTGGTGGTACCGGATATTAAAAACACGAAAAACCTGACCGAGGCACAGCAAAAAACAAAAGAGGCTGAGCTGATCCTGAAACAGATCAGTAATCCGGATATGGTTATTCTTCTGGATGAAAGGGGAAAAAAATACAGTTCTGTTTCCTTTTCAAATTATTTAAACAAACAGATGATCGGAAGCGTTCAGCATTTGGTGTTTATAATTGGAGGACCATATGGTTTTGACGAAAGTATTTACAAAAGGTCCAATGGCAGCATATCACTTTCCGATATGACTTTCTCTCATCAAATGGTGCGGTTGTTTTTTGTAGAGCAGCTTTACAGGGCCTTCAGCATATTAAAGGGCGAGCCCTATCATCACGAATAA
- a CDS encoding GH1 family beta-glucosidase: MIKASDFGSDFIWGVATAAAQVEGAAEAYGKGLSIWDTFSKRQGKIKKGHLPTTACDFYHSYKADVELVKLLGFKVFRFSISWPRILPDGKGRVNKEGILFYHQLIDECLRQGIVPYVTLYHWDLPHALEEEGGWTAFSINNSFNHFVSVCAKEYGDKVKNWIVLNEPFGFTSLGYMLGVHAPGKTGLTNFFSAVHHTAIAQADGGRILRAEVKEANIGTSFSCSEIIPHTHSEADLLAAKRVDCLMNRLFIEPALGMGYPTAGWEVMERFSIQHSTWRHTERLTFDFDFIGIQNYFPLTIKYNAFIPVVQAWEVKAKNRKKPHTAMGWEINPDSFYNIIRQFATYPNIPQLMITENGAAYHDKLNNYQVHDQERIAYFQQYLAALLKAKREGLNIAGYMAWTLMDNFEWAEGYNARFGLVYTDFKTQQRTVKDSGLWFQDFLNH, encoded by the coding sequence ATGATCAAGGCCTCTGATTTTGGAAGCGATTTTATATGGGGCGTAGCTACGGCGGCAGCGCAGGTTGAGGGTGCGGCCGAAGCATATGGTAAAGGATTATCTATCTGGGATACCTTCTCTAAACGGCAGGGGAAAATTAAAAAAGGACATCTGCCAACTACAGCCTGTGACTTTTACCATAGCTATAAAGCAGATGTTGAGCTGGTTAAGTTGCTTGGTTTTAAGGTATTCCGATTTTCCATCTCCTGGCCCCGGATTCTCCCTGATGGTAAAGGGCGTGTGAATAAAGAAGGCATTTTGTTTTATCATCAGCTAATTGATGAATGCCTGCGGCAGGGCATCGTGCCTTATGTGACTTTATACCATTGGGACCTGCCCCATGCGTTGGAAGAGGAGGGGGGCTGGACCGCATTTTCAATAAATAACAGTTTTAATCATTTTGTGAGTGTTTGCGCAAAAGAATATGGAGATAAGGTAAAAAACTGGATTGTACTGAACGAACCCTTTGGCTTTACCTCTTTAGGTTATATGCTCGGTGTGCATGCACCAGGCAAGACCGGGCTTACCAATTTCTTTTCGGCAGTGCACCATACCGCAATTGCACAGGCGGATGGGGGCAGGATTCTGAGGGCAGAAGTTAAAGAGGCCAATATTGGTACCAGCTTTTCCTGTTCCGAAATTATCCCGCATACACACAGCGAGGCCGACCTGCTGGCGGCTAAACGTGTAGACTGCCTGATGAACCGTTTATTTATAGAGCCGGCATTGGGCATGGGATACCCAACGGCCGGTTGGGAGGTTATGGAACGTTTTTCCATCCAGCATTCTACCTGGCGCCATACCGAACGGCTTACTTTCGATTTCGACTTCATTGGCATACAGAATTATTTTCCGCTAACGATTAAATACAATGCTTTCATCCCGGTAGTTCAGGCCTGGGAGGTAAAGGCCAAAAACCGTAAAAAACCACATACCGCTATGGGCTGGGAGATTAATCCAGATAGTTTTTATAACATTATCCGGCAATTTGCCACTTATCCTAATATCCCGCAGCTGATGATTACAGAAAACGGAGCTGCTTACCATGATAAATTGAACAATTATCAGGTGCATGATCAGGAACGCATCGCTTATTTTCAGCAATATCTGGCTGCTTTGTTAAAAGCGAAGCGCGAGGGATTGAACATTGCTGGTTATATGGCCTGGACGCTGATGGATAATTTTGAATGGGCAGAAGGCTATAATGCCAGGTTTGGTCTGGTGTATACTGATTTTAAGACTCAGCAGCGTACGGTTAAAGACTCCGGACTTTGGTTTCAGGACTTTCTGAACCATTGA